The Litchfieldia alkalitelluris genome has a window encoding:
- the rnz gene encoding ribonuclease Z, which produces MEVVFLGTGAGVPAKERNVSSIALQLVAERGSTWLFDCGEATQHQILYTSIKPRRIEKIFITHLHGDHIFGLPGLLGSRSFQGGESTLTVYGPKGLREYILTSLKLSSTHLKYPLDIVEIEEEGIIFDDQQFSVEVRKLDHGIHSYGFRVIEKDLPGTLLVEELKKIHVPPGPIYQKLKEGETVTLEDGRTIDGLKFIGPSKRGRVITILGDTRFCDASVELSQNADLLIHEATFGADEHELAHNYFHSTTKQAAEIALKANVKSLILTHISSRYQGEDVKVLEKEANDLFENTYVAKDFYTYEL; this is translated from the coding sequence GTGGAGGTTGTTTTTTTAGGAACAGGAGCGGGTGTACCAGCTAAAGAAAGAAATGTTTCATCAATCGCCTTACAGCTTGTAGCAGAGCGGGGATCAACATGGCTATTTGATTGTGGTGAAGCTACTCAGCATCAAATTTTATACACATCGATTAAGCCCAGACGGATTGAAAAAATATTTATTACTCATTTACATGGAGATCATATTTTTGGTTTACCAGGTTTACTAGGAAGTCGTTCATTCCAGGGTGGGGAATCAACACTTACCGTCTATGGACCAAAAGGATTAAGAGAATACATACTCACATCTTTAAAATTAAGTAGCACACACCTAAAGTATCCTTTAGATATCGTGGAAATCGAAGAAGAAGGAATAATTTTTGACGATCAACAGTTTTCAGTTGAGGTTAGAAAACTGGATCACGGGATTCATTCTTATGGCTTTCGTGTAATTGAGAAGGACCTTCCTGGAACCTTACTCGTTGAAGAACTAAAGAAGATACATGTGCCTCCTGGCCCTATTTACCAAAAGTTAAAAGAGGGAGAGACGGTTACGTTGGAGGATGGAAGAACCATTGATGGATTGAAGTTTATTGGACCATCCAAAAGAGGAAGAGTAATTACCATATTAGGTGATACGCGTTTTTGTGATGCAAGCGTAGAACTATCACAAAATGCTGATCTTCTTATTCATGAAGCAACCTTTGGAGCGGACGAACATGAACTTGCACATAATTATTTCCACTCAACAACAAAACAAGCGGCAGAAATTGCTTTGAAAGCAAATGTTAAGAGCTTAATTTTAACTCATATCAGTTCAAGATACCAAGGTGAGGACGTAAAAGTTCTTGAAAAGGAAGCAAATGACCTTTTTGAAAATACTTATGTGGCCAAAGATTTTTATACTTATGAACTTTGA
- the proI gene encoding pyrroline-5-carboxylate reductase ProI — translation MKENIKITFVGAGSMAEAIIAGMLQEELFKPNQITVTNRSNTERLRELHETYKVNVTQNKEEAVQHADILLLAMKPKDVRSGVQEIAPFSNGDQLVISVLAGVSTSTFLQLFEQNMAVVRAMPNTSAAIGKSATALAPGEYATEDQVKIVQELFETVGLVSIVEEEHLHAVTGLSGSGPAYVYYLVEAMEKAANQIGLEQDVAKDLILQTIIGAAEMLKSSPKHPSVLRKEVTSPGGTTEAGIGVLEKYHYQEAMIACITRATERSSELGQTLLETVNVDSKR, via the coding sequence ATGAAGGAAAACATAAAAATCACATTTGTTGGAGCCGGTTCAATGGCTGAAGCAATCATTGCAGGAATGCTACAAGAGGAATTATTTAAACCAAATCAAATTACAGTAACAAATCGTTCTAATACAGAAAGACTTCGAGAACTACACGAAACCTATAAAGTAAATGTTACTCAAAATAAAGAAGAAGCAGTACAACACGCTGACATCCTTCTATTAGCAATGAAGCCAAAAGATGTAAGAAGTGGTGTACAAGAAATCGCTCCATTTTCAAATGGCGATCAGCTAGTCATCTCAGTGTTAGCAGGAGTATCAACAAGCACATTTCTTCAATTATTTGAACAGAACATGGCAGTTGTTCGTGCCATGCCTAATACATCCGCTGCAATTGGGAAATCCGCTACGGCTCTTGCCCCTGGAGAATATGCTACTGAAGACCAAGTAAAGATTGTTCAAGAATTATTTGAAACAGTTGGTCTTGTATCCATTGTCGAAGAAGAACACTTACATGCAGTCACAGGATTATCAGGAAGTGGACCCGCGTATGTGTACTATTTAGTTGAAGCAATGGAAAAAGCCGCTAACCAAATAGGACTTGAACAAGACGTAGCAAAAGATTTAATTCTTCAAACCATCATCGGTGCTGCAGAAATGTTAAAATCATCTCCAAAACACCCTTCCGTTCTTAGAAAGGAAGTAACAAGCCCAGGCGGAACAACCGAAGCTGGAATTGGAGTTTTAGAGAAATATCACTACCAAGAAGCGATGATTGCATGTATAACAAGAGCAACTGAACGATCTTCAGAGCTTGGGCAAACATTGCTTGAAACTGTAAATGTGGATTCTAAGAGATAA
- the nfsA gene encoding oxygen-insensitive NADPH nitroreductase has protein sequence MNSVIETMLNHTSIRKFTDKPLSKEQIKLIVESAQSASTSSFVQAYTIIGVSDKEKKKKLAEIAGNQSYVEHNGHFFIFCADLLRHEVSAEMEQKNIQQSLESTETFIVSVVDASLASQNAVLAAESMGLGACYIGGIRNKLEEVRELLNIPERVFPLFGVAVGYPNQETSTKPRLPFTQVYHEDEYQQDMSLYQKQLEEYNNTISAYYHERTGGKRRDRWTEQIANMMEKPKRTYMKEFVKKQGFLKD, from the coding sequence ATGAATTCTGTTATAGAAACAATGTTAAATCATACGTCTATTCGAAAATTTACTGACAAGCCACTTTCAAAGGAGCAGATCAAACTTATTGTTGAAAGTGCACAAAGTGCTTCAACTTCAAGTTTTGTTCAAGCCTACACAATTATAGGGGTTAGTGATAAAGAAAAGAAAAAGAAATTAGCTGAAATTGCTGGGAATCAGAGTTATGTAGAACATAATGGCCATTTTTTTATTTTTTGTGCTGATCTTTTAAGACATGAGGTTTCTGCCGAGATGGAGCAAAAAAATATTCAACAGTCATTAGAAAGTACAGAAACATTTATAGTGTCTGTTGTAGATGCTTCTCTTGCTTCTCAAAATGCTGTTTTAGCTGCTGAATCAATGGGCCTTGGGGCTTGTTATATCGGTGGAATTAGGAATAAGTTAGAAGAGGTAAGGGAGTTGCTAAATATACCTGAAAGAGTCTTTCCATTATTTGGGGTTGCAGTAGGTTATCCAAATCAAGAGACTTCAACAAAACCTAGACTTCCTTTTACACAGGTCTACCACGAAGATGAATACCAGCAAGATATGTCGCTCTACCAAAAACAACTTGAGGAATATAATAATACTATTTCGGCATATTATCACGAGCGTACCGGTGGGAAAAGAAGAGATAGATGGACTGAACAAATAGCAAATATGATGGAAAAGCCAAAAAGAACATATATGAAAGAGTTCGTAAAGAAGCAAGGCTTTTTAAAGGACTAA
- the namA gene encoding NADPH dehydrogenase NamA, giving the protein MSSALFSPYTIKNVTIKNRIVMSPMCMYSSHNHDGHLQDFHYTHYISRAVGQVGLIMVEATAVTPQGRISAGDLGIWSDNHIAGFAKLVNQLKQYGATTSIQIAHAGRKATIDGEIISASPIAFNEQSKQPKEMSIDEIEETVQAFKDGVRRAKEAGFEIIELHAAHGYLINQFLSPLSNHRKDQFGGSFENRYRLLREIIKAVKEVWDGPLMVRVSANDYHQDGLTPDDYVEMAKLMKQQGVDLIDVSSGALVPAKIEVYPGYQVTYAEKIKHEAEIATGAVGLITSGLQAEEILRNDRADLIFVARELLRDPYWPRTAAKELGVEIKSPEQYDRGW; this is encoded by the coding sequence ATGAGTAGTGCTCTTTTTTCACCATATACAATAAAAAATGTAACAATAAAAAATCGGATTGTTATGTCCCCAATGTGTATGTATTCAAGTCATAATCATGATGGCCACTTACAAGACTTTCATTACACACATTATATTAGTAGAGCAGTTGGACAGGTTGGTCTAATCATGGTTGAAGCAACTGCTGTTACACCACAAGGGCGAATTTCTGCAGGTGATTTAGGTATTTGGAGCGATAACCATATAGCGGGTTTTGCTAAACTCGTCAACCAACTAAAACAATATGGTGCAACGACCTCTATTCAAATTGCACATGCAGGTAGAAAAGCAACAATCGATGGTGAAATCATCTCCGCTTCACCAATCGCTTTTAATGAACAAAGTAAGCAACCAAAAGAAATGAGTATTGACGAAATCGAAGAAACTGTTCAAGCTTTTAAGGATGGAGTTCGTCGCGCGAAGGAAGCAGGATTTGAAATTATTGAACTGCACGCCGCTCATGGCTATCTTATCAATCAATTTTTATCACCACTTTCTAATCATAGAAAAGATCAATTTGGTGGAAGCTTTGAAAATCGCTACCGTCTTTTACGTGAAATTATTAAAGCCGTGAAGGAAGTTTGGGATGGTCCATTGATGGTGCGTGTTTCAGCCAATGATTATCATCAAGATGGGCTTACTCCTGATGACTATGTCGAGATGGCAAAGTTAATGAAGCAGCAAGGCGTCGATTTAATTGATGTAAGCTCTGGTGCACTTGTTCCTGCAAAGATTGAGGTCTACCCCGGTTATCAAGTGACGTATGCTGAAAAAATTAAACATGAAGCAGAAATTGCAACAGGTGCTGTAGGACTAATTACGAGTGGCTTACAAGCAGAAGAGATTTTAAGAAATGACAGAGCAGATTTGATTTTTGTTGCTCGTGAATTATTAAGAGATCCATATTGGCCAAGAACCGCGGCTAAGGAGCTTGGAGTAGAGATTAAGAGCCCTGAGCAATATGATCGTGGTTGGTAA
- a CDS encoding DUF3221 domain-containing protein translates to MRKLLALAFFLCFLVCFGCTNEPKGVKDLTGYIIFTSPTSENILVSEKESSSDIPLASSYYIFEDTVIEGTSGKKYSPEDFSLGMLVDAYHTGEVRESYPPQSDVTTILIHDDEASLETAKALSIALKTLDSMSQWLVVSVNHVTSDLYEIQLVELMGSEQPITLKVDLKTEQVIE, encoded by the coding sequence ATGAGAAAATTGCTTGCACTAGCTTTTTTCCTTTGCTTTTTAGTCTGTTTTGGGTGTACTAATGAGCCAAAAGGAGTAAAAGATTTAACAGGTTATATTATTTTTACAAGTCCAACGTCGGAAAATATTTTGGTTTCTGAGAAAGAGTCGTCCTCGGATATACCACTAGCTTCTAGTTACTACATTTTTGAAGATACAGTCATCGAAGGTACATCTGGGAAGAAATACTCTCCTGAAGACTTTTCACTCGGCATGCTTGTGGATGCTTATCATACTGGAGAAGTTCGTGAATCTTATCCCCCACAATCGGATGTTACTACAATTTTAATTCATGATGATGAAGCTTCATTAGAAACCGCCAAAGCTTTATCTATAGCCTTGAAGACACTTGATTCTATGTCCCAGTGGCTTGTTGTTTCGGTGAACCATGTAACAAGTGATTTGTATGAAATCCAGTTAGTCGAGTTAATGGGTTCTGAACAACCAATAACTCTGAAGGTCGATTTGAAAACCGAACAAGTCATTGAGTAG
- the zwf gene encoding glucose-6-phosphate dehydrogenase — MNTYTKPKTIIVIFGATGDLAKRKLFPSIYQLFKKEQISEDFAVVGVARRPLTNEDFRQNVVSSVSEVAKETEGLENFSNHFYYHPFDVTNTASYQELNHLLSTLDETYNTEGNRIFYLAMAPEFFGTIAEHLKKEGLTKTKGYTRLVIEKPFGHNHPSAQQLNKQIRQAFKEDQIYRIDHYLGKEMVQNIEVIRFANAIFEPLWNNRFISNIQITSSETLGVEDRGGYYEKSGAIRDMVQNHMLQMVSLLAMEPPIKLTTEEIRSEKIKVLRALRPVDETNLDEYFVRGQYGPGTMNGENVKGYREENNVNPESITETYVAGKLMIDNFRWAGVPFYIRTGKRMTTKSTKIVVQFKDIPMNLYYKKGVNEPIQNPNLLVIHIQPDEGITLHLNVRKSGQETQTTPVKLDFSNNSIDGINTPEAYERLIYDCIRGDATNFTHWDEVSLSWNFVDPISAVWESQITTDFPNYPAGSMGPKAADDLLATNGDHWWAVSELEK, encoded by the coding sequence GTGAATACATATACAAAACCTAAAACAATCATCGTTATTTTTGGAGCTACGGGAGACTTAGCAAAGCGTAAACTGTTTCCTTCGATTTACCAACTATTTAAAAAAGAACAAATCTCGGAAGACTTCGCTGTTGTTGGAGTTGCTAGAAGACCATTAACCAATGAAGATTTCCGTCAAAATGTGGTTAGTTCTGTTTCAGAAGTTGCTAAAGAGACTGAAGGACTTGAGAATTTTTCAAATCACTTCTATTACCATCCTTTTGATGTAACAAATACAGCATCATATCAGGAACTAAATCATTTACTTAGTACACTTGATGAGACATATAACACAGAAGGTAACCGCATTTTCTATCTCGCAATGGCTCCGGAATTTTTCGGAACAATTGCAGAGCATTTGAAAAAAGAAGGGCTAACCAAAACAAAAGGATATACTCGTCTTGTTATTGAAAAGCCATTTGGGCATAACCACCCTTCTGCTCAACAATTAAATAAACAAATTCGTCAAGCATTTAAAGAAGATCAAATTTATCGTATTGACCATTACCTTGGAAAAGAAATGGTTCAAAACATTGAAGTCATTCGTTTTGCAAATGCGATTTTTGAGCCATTATGGAATAATCGCTTCATTTCCAACATCCAAATTACGTCAAGCGAAACACTAGGTGTTGAAGATCGTGGTGGATATTATGAGAAATCAGGAGCAATTCGTGATATGGTTCAAAATCATATGCTACAAATGGTTTCTTTACTTGCAATGGAACCGCCAATTAAACTAACAACAGAAGAAATCAGAAGTGAAAAAATTAAGGTTCTTCGCGCTCTTCGTCCTGTAGATGAAACGAACTTGGACGAATATTTTGTAAGAGGACAATATGGACCCGGAACAATGAATGGCGAAAATGTAAAAGGTTATCGCGAAGAAAATAACGTAAACCCAGAATCAATAACTGAAACATATGTTGCTGGAAAACTAATGATTGATAACTTTAGATGGGCTGGAGTTCCGTTCTATATTCGTACTGGTAAGAGAATGACAACGAAATCCACAAAAATTGTCGTTCAATTTAAAGACATTCCAATGAATTTATATTATAAAAAGGGTGTTAATGAACCAATTCAAAACCCTAACCTTCTTGTGATACATATACAACCAGATGAAGGAATCACGTTACATTTAAATGTGAGAAAATCAGGACAAGAAACACAAACGACTCCTGTTAAATTAGATTTTAGCAATAACTCAATTGACGGTATCAATACACCTGAAGCTTACGAAAGACTTATTTATGATTGTATCCGTGGAGATGCAACTAATTTTACTCATTGGGATGAAGTGTCACTTTCATGGAATTTTGTGGATCCCATTTCAGCTGTATGGGAAAGCCAAATCACTACTGATTTCCCTAACTACCCTGCAGGATCTATGGGACCAAAGGCAGCAGATGACTTACTAGCTACAAATGGTGACCACTGGTGGGCCGTATCCGAGCTTGAAAAATAG
- a CDS encoding GNAT family N-acetyltransferase, which translates to MTIRSATYEEIVLIKSYGEKVRDEASMGYLKNSTVAQEELQAFNNYLVSVNHKGRLEGWILIGESMDYYHNDPVGIILELYVFKSHRNKGLGKKLTKAALSYFKQIGLRRVHLNVFAGNHAKKLYEKLGFADVSTLMEKKI; encoded by the coding sequence ATGACCATTCGAAGTGCCACCTATGAGGAAATTGTATTAATTAAAAGTTACGGAGAGAAAGTCAGAGATGAAGCCTCAATGGGCTATCTTAAAAATAGTACGGTTGCCCAAGAAGAACTGCAAGCCTTTAATAACTACCTTGTGTCTGTTAATCATAAAGGACGTTTAGAAGGCTGGATTTTAATTGGTGAAAGCATGGATTATTATCATAATGATCCTGTCGGAATCATTTTAGAATTATATGTATTTAAATCCCATCGCAACAAGGGATTAGGCAAAAAATTAACGAAAGCTGCCCTATCTTACTTTAAACAAATAGGCTTAAGAAGAGTCCACTTAAATGTATTTGCAGGAAACCATGCAAAAAAACTATATGAAAAGTTAGGCTTTGCTGACGTATCTACATTGATGGAGAAGAAGATTTAG
- a CDS encoding SDR family NAD(P)-dependent oxidoreductase has protein sequence MKNSKLHKKNIVITGASSGIGERISYMVAEQGAIPILMARNYERLVSIATKIKNQTGIEALIYQVDVSDTDAVESVFSDLLKKVDKIDVLINNAGFGKFDSVMDATLSEMKEMFEVNVFGLMACTKMVLPSMLQQNVGHIVNIASQAGKLATPKAGAYSGSKHAVLGFTNSLRMELAHTNIHVTAVNPGPIRTRFFDIADQSGNYVKNVEKFMLEPDDVAKKIVDTLFTPKRELNLPVWMNIGSILYTLFPSVVEKVGGKALFKK, from the coding sequence ATGAAAAATTCTAAATTACATAAAAAAAATATTGTGATTACTGGTGCATCAAGTGGAATTGGTGAACGAATTTCATATATGGTGGCAGAGCAGGGGGCTATCCCTATCCTTATGGCTAGAAATTATGAACGGCTAGTTTCGATTGCAACAAAAATCAAGAACCAAACAGGTATCGAGGCTCTTATATATCAAGTTGATGTTAGTGATACAGATGCTGTTGAATCTGTTTTTAGTGACCTTTTAAAAAAGGTCGATAAAATTGATGTTCTCATCAATAACGCCGGATTTGGAAAATTTGATTCAGTTATGGATGCGACCCTTTCAGAGATGAAGGAAATGTTTGAGGTTAATGTATTTGGTCTGATGGCTTGTACCAAAATGGTCCTTCCATCGATGTTACAACAAAATGTTGGTCATATTGTTAATATCGCGTCACAGGCAGGTAAGCTTGCTACTCCTAAAGCAGGTGCTTACTCTGGGTCAAAGCACGCTGTACTAGGCTTTACTAATAGTCTGCGAATGGAGCTTGCTCACACGAATATTCATGTAACAGCTGTTAATCCGGGGCCTATCCGTACTAGATTTTTTGATATTGCTGATCAATCCGGGAACTATGTCAAAAATGTTGAGAAATTTATGCTTGAGCCCGATGATGTGGCAAAAAAGATTGTGGATACATTATTCACACCGAAGCGGGAGCTTAATCTACCTGTATGGATGAATATCGGTAGTATCCTATATACCTTATTTCCTTCCGTCGTTGAAAAAGTTGGCGGGAAGGCACTGTTTAAAAAATAA